In a single window of the Hippoglossus hippoglossus isolate fHipHip1 chromosome 7, fHipHip1.pri, whole genome shotgun sequence genome:
- the LOC117764656 gene encoding teashirt homolog 2: MPRRKQQAPKRAAVYMPDEDAALQDATAEEDGENDPQTEEECSEKTSPKLSEDRELDNKSTNTYSNQNSPISVLSNQEAELESRLSDTSDRLSDFKTSSPPESQREVESHGSKHKEEMGSSLEKMRAAYANFLSDSYWTGIGMDLKTAKNTSKANCDSTNGSTKSEFDWHQDALSKTLHQTLSPKPMSKPNLFSSVHLYRQTTKPLGSVFTGASRFRCKDCSAAYDTVVELTVHMNKSGHYQDNNHGKQSNSSASSSKSRKRNLHDMEGKEDAQKVLKCMFCGHSFDSLQDLSVHMIKTKHYQKVPLKEPLPVITHKLLPPAKKRAFDSVRPCSPDSTTGLSGYTEAQRAATIANAHNNRYGYQNGASYTWQFETCKSQILKCMECGSSHDTLQQLTTHMMVTGHFIKVTNSASKKGKQLALDPLAIEKIQGLAEPAASDNEGEKVSPKTASPGGSERDSQGEGTSDKMEDTEAKDDKQESEDQKANNGAFKYPYLREEDLEQESGGGGDILKSLANTVASAINKAQTGTPSWSAYPSIHAAYQLSGILKSSPLSISPPTQLKQTFNHKLRPIAPKGKLYHGAVGVEAPQGQHQNVDIKKEKVGISDGKESQNIKFDLAENDDSDCQDDSSSSSKLDADCVNEGSEAIKGKLSPDFSDRGKTPSPSASNGRSTASEPLSDTPDVLGINPLSALQSVLNNHLGKANKPSNSRVDKLSAHTQSIFADINRSSEKPALMLRNPVRNRPDNTFLFVGDDQPIDLTKSKLSMPSSALLQPSAPMPQKYALSDIADMVKVLPKATTPKPSIPSRIPTMKLESDVRRFEDVSSDVYSIHKRKGRQSNWNPRHLLILQAQFASSLFQTSEGKYLLSDLGPQERMHISKFTGLSMTTISHWLANVKYQLRKTGGTKFLKNMDTGHPIFYCNDCASQFRSPGGFISHLESHLGFLIKDMCKMPVEHMTKVDEPELSKVLGVRATEALVTDEDVDAKFKCKLCCRTFASNHAVKLHLSKTHSKSPDNHSQYVEMDRE, from the coding sequence TGTACATGCCTGATGAAGACGCAGCTCTTCAAGATGCCACCGCTgaggaagacggagagaacGACCCTCAAACTGAGGAGGAGTGCTCGGAGAAGACCAGCCCCAAACTGTCTGAGGACAGAGAGCTCGACAACAAGAGCACTAACACTTACAGCAACCAGAACTCTCCCATTAGTGTCCTTTCCAATCAAGAGGCAGAGCTGGAGTCGCGCCTCAGCGACACCAGTGACAGACTCTCAGACTTCAAAACCTCCTCGCCACCTGAGAGCCAGAGGGAAGTCGAAAGCCACGGCtccaaacacaaggaggagATGGGCAGCAGCTTGGAGAAAATGAGGGCAGCCTATGCAAACTTTCTCTCCGACTCCTACTGGACGGGGATCGGGATGGACTTGAAAACGGCCAAAAACACCAGCAAAGCCAACTGTGACAGCACCAACGGCAGCACCAAAAGTGAGTTTGACTGGCACCAGGACGCGCTCTCTAAGACCTTGCACCAGACACTCTCGCCAAAGCCCATGTCAAAACCCAACCTCTTTAGCTCCGTCCACCTGTACAGGCAAACCACCAAACCCTTGGGCTCGGTGTTCACGGGCGCCAGCCGATTCCGCTGTAAGGATTGTAGCGCAGCCTACGACACGGTCGTGGAGCTGACGGTCCACATGAACAAGAGCGGACACTACCAGGACAACAACCACGGCAAACAGAGTAATTCTTCTGCCTCGTCTTCGAAATCGAGGAAACGAAATTTGCATGACATGGAAGGGAAGGAGGACGCACAGAAGGTTTTGAAGTGCATGTTCTGTGGCCACTCTTTTGACTCACTCCAGGACTTGAGCGTCCACATGATTAAAACTAAACATTACCAAAAAGTGCCTTTAAAAGAGCCGCTCCCAGTAATCACACATAAATTGTTGCCACCAGCAAAGAAACGGGCCTTTGACTCAGTGAGGCCTTGCTCCCCTGACTCCACCACTGGTTTGTCTGGCTACACCGAGGCACAACGGGCCGCCACTATCGCAAATGCCCACAACAACCGCTACGGCTATCAGAACGGAGCGAGTTACACTTGGCAGTTTGAAACGTGCAAGTCTCAGATTCTCAAATGCATGGAGTGCGGCAGCTCTCACGACACCCTTCAGCAGCTCACCACACATATGATGGTCACCGGACACTTCATCAAAGTCACAAATTCAGCCTCTAAAAAGGGCAAACAGTTAGCGCTCGACCCCCTGGCCATAGAGAAGATCCAGGGCTTAGCTGAGCCGGCTGCCAGTGACAACGAGGGAGAGAAGGTGTCTCCGAAAACCGCCTCCCCCGGGGGGAGCGAGAGGGATAGCCAGGGGGAAGGAACATCAGACAAAATGGAGGACACCGAAGCTAAAGATGACAAGCAAGAGAGTGAGGATCAAAAGGCGAACAATGGGGCTTTTAAGTACCCTTATCTCCGTGAGGAAGATCTTGAACAGGAATCGGGCGGCGGAGGGGACATTCTTAAATCTTTAGCCAACACAGTGGCCTCTGCCATCAATAAAGCTCAAACGGGGACGCCGAGCTGGAGCGCCTACCCGAGCATTCACGCCGCCTATCAGCTCTCTGGCATCCTCAAAagctcccctctctccatctccccccccaCTCAGCTAAAGCAGACATTTAACCACAAGCTGAGACCGATCGCCCCAAAGGGGAAGCTGTACCACGGTGCTGTGGGAGTTGAGGCTCCCCAGGGACAGCATCAAAATGTGGacatcaaaaaagaaaaggtcgGCATTAGCGATGGTAAAGAAAGTCAGAATATCAAGTTTGATCTGGCGGAGAATGATGACAGCGATTGTCAGGAtgattcctcttcctcttcaaagCTCGATGCCGACTGTGTGAATGAAGGGAGTGAAGCGATCAAAGGGAAGCTGAGCCCAGATTTCTCTGACAGAGGCAAGACACCGAGTCCCTCTGCCAGCAATGGACGCAGCACTGCTTCAGAGCCTCTCAGTGACACTCCGGATGTACTCGGCATAAACCCTCTCAGCGCGCTGCAGTCCGTTCTGAACAATCACCTGGGCAAAGCAAACAAGCCCAGTAACTCCAGAGTAGATAAACTATCCGCTCACACTCAGTCTATTTTTGCCGACATTAACCGAAGCAGCGAGAAACCGGCTTTAATGCTCAGAAATCCTGTAAGAAATAGACCCGATAACACGTTTCTCTTCGTCGGTGACGACCAACCAATAGACCTGACGAAATCCAAACTCAGCATGCCGAGCTCGGCGCTGCTACAGCCCTCCGCCCCGATGCCACAGAAATATGCTTTGTCTGACATAGCGGACATGGTGAAAGTTCTTCCAAAAGCCACAACGCCAAAACCCTCCATCCCCTCGAGGATCCCGACCATGAAGCTGGAATCGGACGTCAGGCGCTTTGAGGACGTCTCCTCCGACGTGTACTCCATCCACAAGCGTAAAGGCAGACAGTCGAACTGGAATCCTCGCCACCTTCTCATCCTGCAGGCCCAGTTTGCCTCCAGCCTCTTCCAGACCTCTGAGGGGAAGTACCTGCTCTCGGACCTCGGCCCTCAGGAACGGATGCACATCTCCAAGTTCACCGGATTGTCCATGACCACTATAAGCCACTGGTTAGCGAATGTCAAATACCAACTGCGCAAAACCGGAGGGACCAAGTTCCTGAAGAACATGGACACGGGCCACCCCATCTTCTACTGCAACGACTGCGCTTCCCAGTTCAGGTCACCGGGCGGGTTCATTTCCCATCTGGAATCGCATCTCGGGTTCCTAATCAAAGACATGTGCAAAATGCCAGTGGAGCACATGACGAAGGTGGACGAGCCAGAACTGTCGAAGGTCCTTGGTGTCAGAGCCACGGAGGCGCTGGTCACGGACGAGGACGTGGACGCAAAGTTCAAATGTAAGCTCTGCTGTCGGACATTTGCGAGCAATCACGCCGTCAAACTCCATTTGAGTAAAACTCACAGCAAATCCCCCGACAACCATTCACAATATGTGGAAATGGACCGGGAGTag